One window of Elaeis guineensis isolate ETL-2024a chromosome 11, EG11, whole genome shotgun sequence genomic DNA carries:
- the LOC105054488 gene encoding NAC domain-containing protein 21/22, protein MGLRDIESTLPPGFRFYPSDEELVCHYLYKKVSNERISEGTLVEVDLHTHEPWELPDVAKLSANEWYFFSFRDRKYATGSRTNRATKTGYWKATGKDRTIHDPSSRAIVGMRKTLVFYQGRAPNGVKSGWVMHEFRLETPKSTPKESWVLCRVFHKRKGETEQDNIGSFSPTWGPSSSQVDQTSSSLPAVPHQHDSSSNPLLNLALLHCNLLDFPQEVGMSSRGGDEYGFLLDMGLEDHDMREGGW, encoded by the exons ATGGGATTGAGGGACATAGAGTCCACACTGCCACCAGGGTTCAGGTTCTACCCAAGTGATGAGGAGCTTGTTTGCCACTATCTCTACAAGAAGGTGAGTAATGAGAGGATCTCTGAGGGAACATTGGTGGAGGTGGATTTGCATACTCACGAGCCGTGGGAGCTTCCTG ATGTGGCCAAGCTCAGTGCCAACGAGTGGTATTTCTTCAGCTTCCGGGACCGCAAGTATGCCACTGGCTCGCGCACCAACCGCGCAACCAAGACTGGATATTGGAAGGCCACTGGAAAAGATCGGACCATCCATGATCCTTCCTCACGTGCGATCGTTGGCATGAGGAAGACATTAGTTTTTTACCAAGGGAGAGCTCCAAATGGGGTAAAGAGTGGTTGGGTCATGCATGAGTTCCGATTGGAGACCCCAAAATCAACCCCTAAG GAGAGCTGGGTGCTGTGCAGGGTCTTTCACAAAAGGAAAGGGGAGACAGAGCAGGACAACATTGGCTCCTTTTCTCCCACTTGGGGCCCATCCTCTTCTCAGGTGGACCAGACCAGCTCATCACTCCCCGCTGTCCCTCACCAACATGACAGCAGCTCAAACCCCCTCCTCAATTTAGCACTGCTGCATTGCAACTTGCTTGACTTCCCACAGGAGGTGGGGATGAGCTCAAGGGGAGGGGATGAGTATGGGTTCTTGTTGGATATGGGGCTTGAGGACCATGACATGAGGGAGGGGGGATGGTAG